In the genome of Apostichopus japonicus isolate 1M-3 chromosome 15, ASM3797524v1, whole genome shotgun sequence, one region contains:
- the LOC139981373 gene encoding uncharacterized protein: MSGQLNTVSRTCEFCFQSKQETHQLRCKHVLCGSCDDDFTKQFPEHECRICHYQKDSGNDETPYLKPIPATRLLRHRKMSSSLEPPRCESCKSHCQRTAHCVDCRMDICQNCVEQHSKMAVLQNHKIESHKRNIQNSPTAEPTIYCREHIEEVANGFCRTCLGTRVCDLCIQASHIGHHVELTHPLSSTSPKPPMTFDELLRETTKLHDHVLQKRAILVSLIEQADKEIQENANQCVKETRTQAEQMKRDIDQHVMDQKQLINANKHKLLTRCSRRKNYIVQRTETIAYELKKAHTEAAEYLKQFNRNTSDPGGYIRMHQNHDLVKKRDGLNQTIQIHRERLQELTFEYKPSDNGSLRGLGKIDPIRRLSKISAVSLQRFQTEVEYTVTAMTSACDQNVMFTSCKGATKAAIDLVNLNGNPVHMRKLQDNGQNPEITPAFASALDDGVAAVCWESSVFRMKIAQRTDEVLNFGVLKHLVPGAKISCATINRKKKRIAFGNDKNRIISLLTYEMEYASSITLKEDGRPPTSIAFHGDCLVVCDGEEMVLLVSASGNIISRLIPPRYGFKPIGVACCKGIAYVLWSKQEGEKQTSCFIQCYSLFTKTVGTALGQPLIVDDRSKFITIVEMHRDDDRLITSTDSGHMTIYCIQEM, translated from the exons ATGAGTGGGCAACTCAATACCGTATCAAGGACGTGTGAATTTTGTTTCCAAAGTAAACAAGAGACACATCAGTTGAGGTGTAAGCACGTCCTCTGCGGAAGCTGTGACGACGATTTCACCAAGCAATTTCCAGAACACGAATGTCGAATATGTCACTATCAGAAGGATTCCGGCAACGACGAAACTCCGTATCTCAAACCAATCCCAGCTACACGGTTGCTTCGACATCGCAAGATGAGTTCTTCGTTAGAGCCACCGCGATGCGAATCCTGCAAGTCACACTGTCAAAGAACAGCTCATTGCGTGGATTGCCGAATGGACATCTGTCAAAACTGCGTCGAGCAACATTCCAAAATGGCGGTTTTACAAAACCACAAGATAGAGTCACATAAACGGAATATCCAGAATAGTCCTACAGCTGAACCAACAATTTACTGCCGAGAACACATAGAGGAGGTCGCAAACGGCTTTTGTAGGACTTGCTTGGGTACACGAGTCTGTGACCTATGTATTCAGGCATCTCATATTGGTCATCACGTCGAACTGACACATCCATTATCATCAACGTCACCTAAACCGCCAATGACTTTCGACGAACTTCTCCGAGAAACCACGAAGCTTCACGATCACGTTCTGCAAAAGAGAGCCATTCTCGTCTCGTTGATAGAACAGGCCGATaaagaaatacaagaaaatgcTAACCAGTGTGTCAAAGAAACGCGCACGCAAGCCGAACAGATGAAGCGGGACATTGATCAACATGTTATGGACCAAAAACAATTAATCAATGCCAATAAACATAAACTGCTCACTCGTTGTTCTCGTCGAAAAAATTACATTGTCCAACGAACTGAAACGATTGCATATGAGCTTAAAAAGGCACATACAGAAGCCGCggaatatttgaaacaatttaATCGAAATACCAGCGATCCAGGTGGGTACATCAGAATGCATCAAAACCACGATCTAGTGAAAAAACGGGATGGCCTCAATCAAACGATCCAGATTCATAGAGAGCGCCTGCAGGAGTTAACATTTGAGTACAAACCGTCGGATAATGGATCACTCCGCGGACTCGGTAAAATCGATCCCATTAGAAGACTGAGTAAAATATCAGCAGTGAGTCTTCAGAGATTTCAAACAGAAGTAGAATACACCGTGACTGCAATGACATCGGCTTGTGACCAAAATGTCATGTTCACCTCCTGTAAAGGAGCCACGAAGGCGGCTATTGATTTGGTCAACCTTAACGGAAACCCCGTCCATATGAGAAAGTTGCAAGATAACGGACAGAATCCAGAAATAACGCCGGCATTTGCTTCCGCGTTAGATGACGGAGTAGCCGCGGTTTGTTGGGAATCCTCCGTATTTCGAATGAAAATAGCTCAGCGTACAGATGAAGTTCTAAACTTTGGCGTTCTGAAGCATCTCGTGCCGGGAGCCAAAATATCCTGTGCTACGatcaatagaaagaaaaaacgaatTGCATTTGGCAACGACAAGAATAGGATCATATCTCTGCTGACCTATGAGATGGAGTATGCATCATCGATCACTCTGAAAGAGGACGGCCGACCTCCAACTTCAATAGCGTTTCATGGAGACTGCCTGGTAGTATGTGACGGGGAAGAGATGGTTCTTTTAGTCAGCGCAAGTGGGAACATAATCTCACGATTAATCCCTCCCCGGTATGGTTTCAAGCCGATTGGAGTGGCTTGTTGTAAAGGTATCGCCTATGTTCTTTGGTCTAAACAAGAGGGGGAAAAACAGACGTCATGTTTCATCCAGTGTTATTCACTTTTCACAAAAACCGTCGGGACGGCACTCGGGCAACCACTGATTGTCGATGACCGTAGTAAATTCATAACCATAGTCGAGATGCATCGTGACGATGACCGATTAATTACCAGCACCGACTCTGGCCATATGACGATATATTGCATACAG GAAATGTAG